A window from Aerococcus sp. Group 1 encodes these proteins:
- the asp1 gene encoding accessory Sec system protein Asp1, protein MYYFVPSWYGENLTWDEVSLAYEQLVFDDSVNQMRIFMEAGESVRLLLLNYMPHLRNQLHDQALGQVDFWSVFDDIQGFSGAASQALSLEDLLWPSRIQFMPTPFAMLAYLDGERYADIFYSSQGWIHDVAYYRNGQVIKRLVFDDRGYLSSAYLYSNNQIIKHVFFNLSGQHVLSHDYQSDQVSFYQADGVKEYDSMTDFISERVSAYLANHLVEKDSVIIANNSQHDDLLIHAISKGKVVYSIFSSRDFDLHAQLLKSADLIVVDNDENRDLLQIEWGINPQRILNLTPFDTRLHLGLSQRVKSLRVFFQIDGIDKEKIRDYLDLMLKKIKADRRIHVILAGFRLTYDRELVLKGLLQSYENLVNPKEEIVEDFQDKLPDKDIEPAFSLVNLQTDKDLIQEFRTVRLVVDMAQEPNLYTQIAAISAGIPQINQKTSSYVEHKKNGWIAKNIVQLSQGLDYYLTGLKNWNEALVYAVEKINRYHGKKIVDSWQAYLGGEGQ, encoded by the coding sequence ATGTATTATTTTGTGCCTTCTTGGTATGGAGAAAACCTGACATGGGACGAAGTAAGTCTGGCCTATGAGCAACTAGTTTTTGATGATAGTGTTAATCAGATGCGTATTTTTATGGAAGCTGGAGAGAGTGTACGATTACTTCTATTAAATTATATGCCTCATTTAAGAAATCAGCTGCATGATCAAGCCTTAGGCCAAGTTGATTTTTGGTCTGTTTTTGATGACATTCAAGGGTTTTCTGGAGCAGCTAGTCAAGCACTCTCGCTGGAGGATTTGCTTTGGCCAAGTCGTATCCAGTTTATGCCAACACCCTTTGCGATGTTAGCTTACCTAGACGGAGAACGTTATGCAGATATCTTCTATAGTTCACAAGGATGGATACATGACGTAGCCTATTATAGGAATGGACAGGTAATTAAACGTTTGGTTTTTGATGATAGGGGGTATCTGTCTAGCGCCTACCTTTATTCAAACAATCAAATCATTAAGCATGTCTTTTTCAACCTATCAGGGCAACACGTCTTAAGTCATGATTATCAAAGTGACCAAGTGAGTTTTTACCAAGCTGATGGCGTAAAGGAATATGACTCCATGACTGACTTTATAAGTGAGCGTGTTTCAGCTTATTTAGCTAATCATTTAGTGGAGAAGGACAGTGTTATTATTGCTAATAATAGCCAACATGACGACTTGTTAATACATGCTATTAGCAAGGGGAAGGTAGTGTATTCGATTTTTTCTAGTCGAGACTTTGACCTACATGCGCAATTATTAAAATCTGCTGACTTAATTGTCGTCGATAATGACGAAAATCGTGACTTACTACAGATAGAGTGGGGGATTAATCCACAAAGAATCCTTAACCTCACTCCCTTTGATACGCGTTTGCATTTAGGGCTGAGTCAGAGAGTTAAATCACTTAGAGTATTTTTTCAAATTGATGGAATAGATAAAGAGAAAATAAGAGATTATTTAGATTTGATGCTGAAGAAAATCAAAGCTGATCGACGTATTCACGTCATTTTAGCTGGTTTTCGTTTAACTTATGACAGAGAATTAGTTTTAAAAGGCCTGCTTCAGTCTTATGAAAACCTCGTTAATCCTAAGGAGGAAATAGTTGAGGATTTTCAGGATAAACTACCAGATAAAGACATAGAGCCCGCCTTTAGCTTAGTCAATTTGCAGACTGATAAAGATTTAATTCAAGAATTTCGGACAGTAAGATTAGTGGTTGACATGGCCCAGGAGCCTAATCTCTATACACAAATAGCTGCCATTAGTGCCGGAATACCACAAATAAATCAAAAAACTAGTTCTTACGTTGAGCACAAGAAGAATGGTTGGATTGCCAAAAATATCGTTCAATTAAGTCAAGGTCTTGATTACTATCTAACAGGCTTAAAGAATTGGAACGAAGCCTTAGTTTATGCAGTCGAAAAGATTAATCGTTACCATGGTAAGAAAATTGTGGATAGCTGGCAAGCTTATCTAGGAGGTGAGGGCCAATGA